The Parabacteroides timonensis sequence TGGAATAATGGATGTATTCCGTCAGCCTAAGTTCTCTTATTATATGTTTATGGCGCAGCGTCCTCCGGTAAAAAGTGACCGGATAGCCGAGACAGGCCCGATGGTCTTTATTGCCCATGAAATGACTCCTTTCTCCGGCAAGGATGTGGTGGTTTATTCCAACTGTGATGAAGTACGCCTGACTTTTAATAAAGATGGAAAGACAGCCACCTATAAAAAGGATAAGAACAGGAAGGGAATGCCTTCACCTATTATCACTTTCCCGGATATGTATGACTTCATGGTGGATAAAGCACTTTCAAGAGAACGGAAACAGGAGGATGTCTATTTACTGGCAGAAGGCCTGATTGACGGAAAAGTGGTGGCGACTCATAAGGTGACTCCTGCCCGTCGTCCCGAAAAGCTTTTACTCTGGGTGGATAACGAAGGAACGAATCTTGAAGCGAACGGTTCCGATTTCGTAACCGTGGTTGCGGCTGTAGCCGATAAGCAGGGGAATATCAAGCGTCTGAATAACTATTTCATCAAATTCAATGTAGAAGGTGAAGGCAGATTGCTGGGTGGTTCGGATGTAATGGCAAATCCTGCTCCGGTAAAATGGGGAACGGCTCCTGTTCTTGTACAGTCTACTTTAAAACCGGGTAAGATCAAAGTAACTGCCAGCGTATTGTTTGAAGGTTCGCAAATGCCGTTAAGTGCAGAACTTGAGTTTGACAGTAAAGCGACTTCCTTCCCGTTAATTTATAATCAGGCGGATGCCGTCTTGATCCCTGCTTCTTCTGTGGAGAACGATCGGGCTGCGACTGTTAAATCTTCTGCTGAACGGGAAGTGGAACGCCTGAAAAAGGAATTGAATGCTTTGAAGCTAAAAGAAGTGGAACGCCAGCAAACTGAGTTTGGTGAGAACCGGTAAGAATATCTTTTTGTATCGCTTATTTTGTTAGTATTTAATGTGTTAGATGATAACGGTTTTTGACCTTATCTTAATAATTGGACGGAGGGGATGGTTTATAAGCTTTCCCCTCTTTCTTTCAGATAACATAAGAATAAAAAAGCGGAAGGGCCTATTTATTTACGGAAAATTTGCCTATGTTTGTATAAGACATTTAGGGACGGGAGATTTCAGAGTACCTTAAGTATGAATTAGGTAAATAGTAGGAATGGATAGAGGAATTGAAGAAAAATACTTGAAAGAACTTGCAAAAGGTAGCCGTAAAGCCTTTGAAACTATTTATATGATCTATGCTCCTCGCGTGGAATATTTTTTGCGTGGCTTGTTGAAAAATGATCTTGAGGCCGAAGATATGATGCAAGATATATTTTATAAAGTATGGAGCAATCATGAAACGATAGCCCAGGTGGATTCATTTAAGTCTTACTTATTCCGCATGGCGAAGAATGCCGTATATAACCACTATTCCCATCTTTTGATAAAAGAAAATTATATCGAAATCCAAAAGAACATACATCCTTATGAGGATTTGGTAGAAGAGAAAATACATGCGGAAGATCTGGAGTTACTGATCATAATGTCGATCGAGAAAATGCCCCCTCAGAGAAAGAAAATATTTAAAATGAGTAGGTTGGAGAACTTATCTAATGATGAAATTGCAACACTATTGAATATAAGTAAACGTACTGTCGAGTCTCATATTTCACAGGCTCTGGCTGATTTAAGAAAACTACTTGTCCTGTACGTAATAACTTTTCTGTAGGATAAAACGATTTTTTTTGATTTCGGACACCGTGTGCACAGTGCCTTAGCTGTCTTATATATGTAACACCGATTAAAATGAAGACAAATTATATAAATTCCGTAATAACGAAATTTTTTGGCAATGATATGCCGAAAGAGATTCAGGCTCGTTTCCAGCATTGGTTCCTGCAACCGGAGAATTTGTTGGAGAAAGAAGAGGTGCTTCATGAGATCTGGAGTGAGATAGATGTGAAAGCGGATGATACGACACGTCGGAAATTTGCACGATTGAACGCCCGTATCGATGTTGTTCAGGGAAGGAACAAACAGTATGCGTTAAAGAGAATAGCAGCCGTTGCCGCTGTATTCCTGTTGCTGGTTGGAACAAGCTGGTTGACTTGGAACCTGAAAGACAGGCAGGAAGCGGAAGCTTTTTATATAGTAGAGGCTCCGTTTGGTGAAAAAAGTAAACTCACACTTCCCGACGGGACGATAGTCTGGTTGAATGCCGGGTCGCAGTTGACATATTCCAATTATTTTAATA is a genomic window containing:
- a CDS encoding RNA polymerase sigma-70 factor, which gives rise to MDRGIEEKYLKELAKGSRKAFETIYMIYAPRVEYFLRGLLKNDLEAEDMMQDIFYKVWSNHETIAQVDSFKSYLFRMAKNAVYNHYSHLLIKENYIEIQKNIHPYEDLVEEKIHAEDLELLIIMSIEKMPPQRKKIFKMSRLENLSNDEIATLLNISKRTVESHISQALADLRKLLVLYVITFL